The following proteins come from a genomic window of Misgurnus anguillicaudatus chromosome 10, ASM2758022v2, whole genome shotgun sequence:
- the pogzb gene encoding pogo transposable element with ZNF domain isoform X4, with product MDADLFMECEEEELEPWQQQHSMDDPVGSAESNASTSETNIVSSTPATTIDIPAEPKTMVIPNLPSVVNAVSTVPLLTTTLAPQVVSAPMPADIPKPVQGQQVILAPGGGGLSTVALSQVLLPGTSPISGAASSQPFYFTTQGLPVQNIRPVQPGQNQVGLVLNVQQGQTVRPFTLVQAPGTQIFKPAPGSTQIITQPAQMRTATPVANMIQTSRSFNTLQIPATLTIRTTTPVTMPTAKSLTTMPTTTTQPSAAQATTKIVTIKPGTSSIDLQNLMCLVKSVNLPGGAQTQTFVVMGNQKSNGTSLVSTAVPVTTQTVVQTTPVLATNTAQSSPIYLCPRCGAQFKMVEALRSHMCFCCPDARTTGISGATPAANTSDTQTAPKSLTPVPKVTIDSPPTKAVEKAGDKESRLVMLVDDFYYGTFEGNRVYKPSDSLKEPLSFRCLSCNKNMKNNIRLMTHMRYHVELDQQNGEMDTSCQHCFRHFPTPFRLQCHLESVHTSIESSTKCKICEWSFESEPVFLQHMKNTHKPGEMPYVCQVCDYRSSLYSDVFKHFVTWHEDTRHLLCQYCLKVFKHSTSYQQHYVRHQKSTVYHCNKCRLQFLFTKDKVEHKINHHKTFRKPRELEGLQPGTKVTIRAYVGHKKTAGQASSKTSVSKNSSQTVNSDDQKQRPPKKKVSKMFDFLAKFQEQRSLLDKHKCVECTFEITDFANHYPTYVHCSLCFYSTCCSRAYANHMINSHVPGRMAKALKRSPPSGWKLSCADCDYTTPQGNLMAKHLVKFPDHSACIFTQRGNPRVGFVAPKREGNSSALAYNAGRLHTSSFGPSDGQNEGMDQEMAPLEDTDMDTDTTESDVELQDTLNKQMEPAEVTNSTLSQTLKDKEEPLSIHQHQTLLLALCSGIQKASKEKDTKPRLIKKWLRYREKQLRLSAEGTSSRSGETVDRLVEWVLAKREQQHPVSEAKLFEKASEMQSQFNESSSFRISYEWAVSFMLQHKLGLDVSIAEQRELPRAMEESCRCFTEIVHSQIKTNGVQQCVIGAMDQLSIYVDFNMLNDDTGISKETAFQLTGSGKPFVKIYLSMLANGTVLPAMLFTSHKLSKSLPDSVLLMAKEEGFSGPEEIEVWANQVWKEHLDSQSETEALLVMDSHHSRASEDFISTVSSTKTLPAVVPAGCTGRHQPLEMCVRPALQKFLLARWSQSGASRVQPEDLVDLLVTWLGEAMTCFSSKPEFIQHSFCLARLIPEHSHEEHTDLPGTPTELIRLLSDATLGPDVVEIVEEEESMDTCTVNKANPVDEKIDLTQEPDIVDDEVNQIDDDDEDITEKKEIERNEDCLEITSESTDDSHSSPESEAASDNSEKDISESCHDTSADQTDAASNR from the exons ATGGATGCAGATTTGTTTATGGAGTGTGAGGAGGAGGAGTTGGAACCATGGCAACAGCAACATTCAATGGATGATCCAGTGGGCAGTGCCGAAAGTAATGCTTCCACTAGTGAGACAAACATTG TGTCTTCCACTCCTGCCACAACAATTGATATTCCAGCCGAGCCTAAGACCATGGTGATCCCAAATCTACCATCTGTAGTGAATGCTGTGAGCACTGTGCCACTGCTAACAACTACAT taGCTCCTCAAGTAGTTTCCGCTCCTATGCCTGCTGATATTCCTAAACCAGTGCAAGGGCAGCAGGTCATCTTGGCTCCTGGTGGAGGAGGGTTGAGCACTGTGGCTCTGTCACAGGTTCTTCTGCCTGGCACATCCCCGATTTCCGGTGCTGCCAGTAGCCAGCCGTTTTACTTCACCACACAG GGTCTTCCTGTCCAGAATATTCGTCCTGTCCAGCCAGGCCAGAACCAAGTGGGATTGGTGCTGAATGTTCAGCAAGGCCAAACTGTTCGACCTTTTACGTTGGTGCAAG CACCTGGGACTCAGATTTTTAAACCAGCTCCTGGATCAACCCAAATAATCACCCAGCCAGCTCAAATGAGAACCGCAACTCCGGTTGCGAACATGATCCAGACGTCTAGGTCCTTCAACACGTTGCAAATCCCCGCTACTCTCACTATACGTACCACGACACCGGTAACCATGCCTACTGCTAAATCTTTAACCACCATGCCCACTACAACCACTCAGCCTTCCGCAGCACAAGCCACGACTAAAATTG TGACGATAAAACCAGGAACTTCTTCCATAGATCTGCAAAACCTAATGTGCCTTGTGAAATCTGTTAACTTACCTGGTGGAGCTCAAACGCAGACATTTGTCGTCATGGGAAATCAAAAAAGCAATGGAACTTCTCTTGTCTCCACTGCTGTTCCTGTCACAACTCAAACTGTTGTTCAAA CGACCCCTGTTCTAGCGACAAATACAGCACAATCTTCaccaatttatttgtgtcctcGGTGTGGAGCTCAGTTCAAAATGGTTGAGGCTCTGCGGAGTCATATGTGT TTCTGCTGTCCAGATGCACGGACGACTGGGATAAGTGGAGCCACACCTGCTGCGAACACCTCAGACACCCAGACTGCACCCAAGAGCCTCACTCCTGTGCCAAAGGTTACCATAGACAGTCCACCTACCAAGGCTGTGGAAAAGGCTGGGGATAAAGAGTCCAGACTTGTCATGCTGGTGGATGACTTCTATTATGGCACTTTTGAGGGAAATCGGGTCTATAAGCCTTCGGACAGCCTAAAGGAACCCTTATCATTCAGATGCCTCAGCTGTAACAAGAACATGAAAAATAACATAAG ACTTATGACCCATATGAGGTACCATGTAGAGTTGGACCAGCAAAATGGGGAGATGGACACTTCCTGCCAGCACTGTTTTCGCCACTTTCCCACCCCGTTTCGCCTTCAGTGCCACCTGGAGAGCGTTCACACCTCCATTGAGTCATCCA CTAAGTGTAAGATATGTGAGTGGTCCTTTGAGAGTGAGCCGGTGTTTCTGCAGCACATGAAGAACACACACAAACCTGGAGAGATGCCGTATGTGTGCCAG GTGTGCGATTACCGGTCTTCCCTCTACTCTGATGTGTTTAAACACTTTGTTACCTGGCATGAGGATACCCGCCACCTTCTGTGCCAGTATTGTCTTAAGGTTTTCAAGCATTCCACCAGTTACCAGCAGCACTATGTCCGTCATCAG AAGTCAACAGTTTATCACTGTAACAAGTGTCGTCTTCAGTTCCTTTTCACAAAAGACAAAGTTGAGCATAAAATTAACCACCACAAGACTTTCCGCAAACCTCGTGAATTAGAAGGGCTCCAGCCAGGGACAAAG GTAACCATTAGGGCATATGTTGGACATAAGAAGACGGCAGGTCAGGCCTCCTCAAAAACATCGGTTAGTAAGAACAGTTCTCAAACTGTAAATAGTGACGACCAGAAACAAAGGCCTCCAAAAAAGAAAGTGAGCAAGATGTTTGACTTTCTGGCCAAGTTCCAAGAGCAGAG gtcaCTGCTGGATAAACATAAGTGTGTGGAATGCACTTTTGAAATCACAGACTTTGCCAATCACTATCCTACATACGTCCATTGCTCGCTTTGCTTTTACAGCACATGCTGTTCCCGTGCTTACGCAAACCACATGATCAA CAGTCACGTACCTGGAAGAATGGCAAAAGCTTTAAAAAGGAGTCCGCCGAG CGGTTGGAAGCTGAGCTGTGCAGATTGTGACTACACAACTCCTCAAGGGAATTTGATGGCTAAACACCTGGTGAAGTTCCCAGATCACTCGGCTTGTATATTCACTCAGAGAG GTAATCCCAGGGTTGGATTTGTGGCCCCTAAGAG GGAAGGCAATTCATCTGCACTTGCCTATAACGCAGGAAGGCTGCACACCTCATCGTTCGGTCCCAGTGATGGTCAGAATGAAGGTATGGACCAGGAAATGGCCCCTCTTGAAGACACTGACATGGACACTGATACAACTGAAAGTGATGTGGAGCTACAGGacacattaaacaaacaaatggaACCTGCAGAGGTAACCAATTCCACACTATCCCAAACTCTAAAAGACAAAGAGGAGCCTCTCTCCATTCATCAACATCAAACACTACTGCTAGCATTGTGCTCTGGAATCCAGAAAGCTTCGAAAGAAAAAGACACCAAGCCTCGGCTCATTAAAAAATGGCTTCGCTACAGAGAGAAACAATTACGGCTTTCGGCCGAAGGCACCAGCAGTAGATCCGGAGAGACCGTCGACCGTCTAGTGGAGTGGGTTTTGGCCAAACGGGAACAGCAGCATCCTGTCAGTGAGGCGAAACTGTTCGAGAAAGCTTCAGAGATGCAAAGTCAATTCAACGAGAGCAGCTCTTTCCGTATATCGTACGAGTGGGCTGTGAGCTTCATGCTGCAGCACAAACTAGGCTTGGATGTCTCCATCGCAGAACAACGGGAACTTCCTCGTGCAATGGAAGAAAGCTGTCGGTGCTTCACAGAGATCGTGCACAGCCAAATCAAGACAAACGGTGTCCAGCAATGTGTGATCGGTGCTATGGATCAGCTGTCTATTTATGTGGATTTCAACATGCTGAATGACGACACCGGCATAAGCAAAGAGACTGCCTTTCAGTTGACTGGGTCTGGTAAACCTTTCGTTAAAATTTACCTTTCAATGCTTGCTAATGGAACGGTGCTTCCTGCAATGCTCTTCACGAGTCACAAGTTGAGCAAAAGCCTGCCAGACTCAGTCCTACTTATGGCCAAAGAGGAAGGTTTTAGTGGACCAGAAGAGATCGAGGTTTGGGCCAACCAGGTGTGGAAAGAGCACCTCGACTCACAGAGTGAAACTGAGGCCCTGCTGGTTATGGATAGCCACCATAGTCGTGCATCTGAGGATTTCATATCAACAGTCAGTAGCACTAAAACTTTACCTGCTGTTGTTCCAGCTGGGTGTACCGGACGACACCAACCCCTGGAGATGTGTGTGCGCCCTGCGCTTCAAAAGTTTCTCCTTGCTCGTTGGTCACAATCCGGTGCATCTCGTGTTCAGCCTGAAGACCTGGTGGATCTTCTTGTTACCTGGTTAGGAGAGGCCATGACTTGCTTTTCGAGTAAGCCTGAGTTTATTCAGCATTCGTTCTGCTTGGCCCGACTGATTCCTGAACATTCGCACGAAGAACATACGGATTTGCCAGGTACTCCAACGGAGCTAATTCGTTTGCTGTCGGATGCCACGCTTGGACCTGATGTAGTTGAAATCGTTGAAGAGGAAGAGTCAATGGACACGTGTACTGTAAACAAGGCCAATCCAGTTGATGAGAAGATTGATTTAACACAAGAgccagacattgtagatgatgaAGTCAATCAaatagatgatgatgatgaagacatAACAGAAAAAAAGGAGATTGAAAGGAATGAAGATTGTTTGGAAATCACAAGCGAGTCTACGGACGACTCGCATTCGTCGCCTGAATCAGAGGCGGCTTCAGATAACTCTGAAAAAGATATTTCAGAATCCTGTCATGATACTTCAGCCGACCAAACCGATGCTGCATCCAACAGGTGA
- the pogzb gene encoding pogo transposable element with ZNF domain isoform X1: MDADLFMECEEEELEPWQQQHSMDDPVGSAESNASTSETNIVSSTPATTIDIPAEPKTMVIPNLPSVVNAVSTVPLLTTTLAPQVVSAPMPADIPKPVQGQQVILAPGGGGLSTVALSQVLLPGTSPISGAASSQPFYFTTQGLPVQNIRPVQPGQNQVGLVLNVQQGQTVRPFTLVQAPGTQIFKPAPGSTQIITQPAQMRTATPVANMIQTSRSFNTLQIPATLTIRTTTPVTMPTAKSLTTMPTTTTQPSAAQATTKIVTIKPGTSSIDLQNLMCLVKSVNLPGGAQTQTFVVMGNQKSNGTSLVSTAVPVTTQTVVQTTPVLATNTAQSSPIYLCPRCGAQFKMVEALRSHMCFCCPDARTTGISGATPAANTSDTQTAPKSLTPVPKVTIDSPPTKAVEKAGDKESRLVMLVDDFYYGTFEGNRVYKPSDSLKEPLSFRCLSCNKNMKNNIRLMTHMRYHVELDQQNGEMDTSCQHCFRHFPTPFRLQCHLESVHTSIESSTKCKICEWSFESEPVFLQHMKNTHKPGEMPYVCQVCDYRSSLYSDVFKHFVTWHEDTRHLLCQYCLKVFKHSTSYQQHYVRHQKSTVYHCNKCRLQFLFTKDKVEHKINHHKTFRKPRELEGLQPGTKVTIRAYVGHKKTAGQASSKTSVSKNSSQTVNSDDQKQRPPKKKVSKMFDFLAKFQEQRSLLDKHKCVECTFEITDFANHYPTYVHCSLCFYSTCCSRAYANHMINSHVPGRMAKALKRSPPSGWKLSCADCDYTTPQGNLMAKHLVKFPDHSACIFTQRECLETDIEFCQVEEEEVEGPQGVEDSDVGTQPDWLSMEHWSVPGDEETVPEFTESCGPLHSIPKTSDVLDYFQLVFPDVIFDHIVYETNSYASYCSSFGNGDPTWCPLVRDELKGFFGLCILMGLDGLADPETYWSSDYRSGSFCYKTSELFHWTMSYARFKQISVHIRMSSMIVEKDKQSVDKLHFFEPVLSVLQTSMQKAYGPNKCLTIDQAFLPSHDKGIKREKSENSQPKIWLLCDSKSGYCHKLLISTQQDKRKDLGKSVVPHLIEGLQGKHHHIFLSSSLASVPLMQELYEAGIYCSTSVLPHSPILPTEFWDLPALDDPGDFQQFKHPPLLVTRWKDSKQLVCLSTNAEARQPDKVWRRSAQIGDLVSIERPLAFKLLQDNMRGVDICNQLLTCNQLGGLVLDTNWRRLFWFLVNLSVINSFIVLREMRKDTPPLWLPGGHFSQAIYRKRLGCKLARFGERYARQNQNFGSTSQPSIKQEIKTENLETQEGIRHQLAKISRKTRRCKLCSIMNLRRESVYGCTECLVNLCKRPSCFWNYHGFSANFQGNPRVGFVAPKREGNSSALAYNAGRLHTSSFGPSDGQNEGMDQEMAPLEDTDMDTDTTESDVELQDTLNKQMEPAEVTNSTLSQTLKDKEEPLSIHQHQTLLLALCSGIQKASKEKDTKPRLIKKWLRYREKQLRLSAEGTSSRSGETVDRLVEWVLAKREQQHPVSEAKLFEKASEMQSQFNESSSFRISYEWAVSFMLQHKLGLDVSIAEQRELPRAMEESCRCFTEIVHSQIKTNGVQQCVIGAMDQLSIYVDFNMLNDDTGISKETAFQLTGSGKPFVKIYLSMLANGTVLPAMLFTSHKLSKSLPDSVLLMAKEEGFSGPEEIEVWANQVWKEHLDSQSETEALLVMDSHHSRASEDFISTVSSTKTLPAVVPAGCTGRHQPLEMCVRPALQKFLLARWSQSGASRVQPEDLVDLLVTWLGEAMTCFSSKPEFIQHSFCLARLIPEHSHEEHTDLPGTPTELIRLLSDATLGPDVVEIVEEEESMDTCTVNKANPVDEKIDLTQEPDIVDDEVNQIDDDDEDITEKKEIERNEDCLEITSESTDDSHSSPESEAASDNSEKDISESCHDTSADQTDAASNR, from the exons ATGGATGCAGATTTGTTTATGGAGTGTGAGGAGGAGGAGTTGGAACCATGGCAACAGCAACATTCAATGGATGATCCAGTGGGCAGTGCCGAAAGTAATGCTTCCACTAGTGAGACAAACATTG TGTCTTCCACTCCTGCCACAACAATTGATATTCCAGCCGAGCCTAAGACCATGGTGATCCCAAATCTACCATCTGTAGTGAATGCTGTGAGCACTGTGCCACTGCTAACAACTACAT taGCTCCTCAAGTAGTTTCCGCTCCTATGCCTGCTGATATTCCTAAACCAGTGCAAGGGCAGCAGGTCATCTTGGCTCCTGGTGGAGGAGGGTTGAGCACTGTGGCTCTGTCACAGGTTCTTCTGCCTGGCACATCCCCGATTTCCGGTGCTGCCAGTAGCCAGCCGTTTTACTTCACCACACAG GGTCTTCCTGTCCAGAATATTCGTCCTGTCCAGCCAGGCCAGAACCAAGTGGGATTGGTGCTGAATGTTCAGCAAGGCCAAACTGTTCGACCTTTTACGTTGGTGCAAG CACCTGGGACTCAGATTTTTAAACCAGCTCCTGGATCAACCCAAATAATCACCCAGCCAGCTCAAATGAGAACCGCAACTCCGGTTGCGAACATGATCCAGACGTCTAGGTCCTTCAACACGTTGCAAATCCCCGCTACTCTCACTATACGTACCACGACACCGGTAACCATGCCTACTGCTAAATCTTTAACCACCATGCCCACTACAACCACTCAGCCTTCCGCAGCACAAGCCACGACTAAAATTG TGACGATAAAACCAGGAACTTCTTCCATAGATCTGCAAAACCTAATGTGCCTTGTGAAATCTGTTAACTTACCTGGTGGAGCTCAAACGCAGACATTTGTCGTCATGGGAAATCAAAAAAGCAATGGAACTTCTCTTGTCTCCACTGCTGTTCCTGTCACAACTCAAACTGTTGTTCAAA CGACCCCTGTTCTAGCGACAAATACAGCACAATCTTCaccaatttatttgtgtcctcGGTGTGGAGCTCAGTTCAAAATGGTTGAGGCTCTGCGGAGTCATATGTGT TTCTGCTGTCCAGATGCACGGACGACTGGGATAAGTGGAGCCACACCTGCTGCGAACACCTCAGACACCCAGACTGCACCCAAGAGCCTCACTCCTGTGCCAAAGGTTACCATAGACAGTCCACCTACCAAGGCTGTGGAAAAGGCTGGGGATAAAGAGTCCAGACTTGTCATGCTGGTGGATGACTTCTATTATGGCACTTTTGAGGGAAATCGGGTCTATAAGCCTTCGGACAGCCTAAAGGAACCCTTATCATTCAGATGCCTCAGCTGTAACAAGAACATGAAAAATAACATAAG ACTTATGACCCATATGAGGTACCATGTAGAGTTGGACCAGCAAAATGGGGAGATGGACACTTCCTGCCAGCACTGTTTTCGCCACTTTCCCACCCCGTTTCGCCTTCAGTGCCACCTGGAGAGCGTTCACACCTCCATTGAGTCATCCA CTAAGTGTAAGATATGTGAGTGGTCCTTTGAGAGTGAGCCGGTGTTTCTGCAGCACATGAAGAACACACACAAACCTGGAGAGATGCCGTATGTGTGCCAG GTGTGCGATTACCGGTCTTCCCTCTACTCTGATGTGTTTAAACACTTTGTTACCTGGCATGAGGATACCCGCCACCTTCTGTGCCAGTATTGTCTTAAGGTTTTCAAGCATTCCACCAGTTACCAGCAGCACTATGTCCGTCATCAG AAGTCAACAGTTTATCACTGTAACAAGTGTCGTCTTCAGTTCCTTTTCACAAAAGACAAAGTTGAGCATAAAATTAACCACCACAAGACTTTCCGCAAACCTCGTGAATTAGAAGGGCTCCAGCCAGGGACAAAG GTAACCATTAGGGCATATGTTGGACATAAGAAGACGGCAGGTCAGGCCTCCTCAAAAACATCGGTTAGTAAGAACAGTTCTCAAACTGTAAATAGTGACGACCAGAAACAAAGGCCTCCAAAAAAGAAAGTGAGCAAGATGTTTGACTTTCTGGCCAAGTTCCAAGAGCAGAG gtcaCTGCTGGATAAACATAAGTGTGTGGAATGCACTTTTGAAATCACAGACTTTGCCAATCACTATCCTACATACGTCCATTGCTCGCTTTGCTTTTACAGCACATGCTGTTCCCGTGCTTACGCAAACCACATGATCAA CAGTCACGTACCTGGAAGAATGGCAAAAGCTTTAAAAAGGAGTCCGCCGAG CGGTTGGAAGCTGAGCTGTGCAGATTGTGACTACACAACTCCTCAAGGGAATTTGATGGCTAAACACCTGGTGAAGTTCCCAGATCACTCGGCTTGTATATTCACTCAGAGAG AGTGTTTGGAGACAGACATAGAGTTCTGCCAGGTTGAGGAGGAGGAGGTGGAGGGTCCACAAGGGGTTGAAGATAGTGATGTTGGGACACAGCCTGACTGGTTGTCCATGGAGCACTGGAGTGTGCCAGGTGATGAAGAAACTGTGCCAGAATTCACAGAGAGTTGTGGCCCACTGCATTCAATTCCCAAGACGAGCGACGTCCTCGACTACTTCCAGCTTGTTTTTCCTGATGTCATCTTTGATCACATCGTTTACGAGACCAACTCTTATGCTAGTTATTGCTCTTCGTTTGGCAACGGAGACCCTACCTGGTGTCCTTTGGTTAGAGATGAGCTCAAAGGCTTTTTTGGTCTCTGTATCCTGATGGGACTTGATGGCCTGGCAGATCCAGAGACGTACTGGTCCTCGGACTATCGCAGTGGAAGCTTTTGCTACAAAACATCTGAGCTCTTCCACTGGACCATGTCTTATGCACGTTTCAAGCAGATCAGCGTACACATCAGAATGAGCAGTATGATTGTGGAGAAAGACAAGCAAAGCGTTGACAAGCTACACTTTTTTGAGCCTGTGTTGAGTGTCTTACAGACGAGCATGCAAAAGGCCTACGGTCCAAACAAGTGTCTGACAATTGATCAAGCTTTTTTACCGAGCCACGACAAGGGAATCAAAAGGGAGAAGAGTGAAAATTCCCAGCCCAAGATATGGCTACTGTGTGATTCAAAGTCTGGCTACTGCCACAAACTGTTGATCTCGACGCAACAGGACAAACGCAAAGATTTGGGAAAGTCTGTCGTGCCGCATCTCATAGAAGGCCTGCAGGGTAAACATCACCACATCTTCTTGTCCAGCTCGCTAGCATCTGTTCCTCTAATGCAGGAGCTGTATGAGGCTGGCATATACTGCTCCACCTCTGTACTGCCTCACAGTCCTATTCTGCCCACTGAGTTTTGGGATCTGCCTGCGTTGGACGATCCTGGGGATTTCCAACAGTTTAAACATCCCCCGTTACTTGTTACCAGATGGAAAGATTCCAAGCAACTGGTATGCCTATCCACAAACGCTGAAGCAAGGCAGCCAGACAAAGTCTGGAGGAGATCTGCTCAAATCGGTGATCTCGTCTCTATCGAAAGACCTCTGGCGTTTAAGCTACTCCAGGACAACATGCGTGGGGTTGACATTTGTAATCAGTTGCTGACCTGCAACCAACTCGGCGGACTGGTTCTTGACACCAATTGGCGACGTCTCTTCTGGTTCCTTGTGAACTTGAGTgtcattaactctttcattGTTCTGCGAGAGATGCGAAAAGACACTCCACCTTTGTGGTTGCCCGGAGGACACTTCTCCCAGGCCATCTATCGTAAACGGCTGGGGTGTAAGTTGGCCAGGTTTGGTGAAAGATATGCCCGCCAGAACCAAAACTTCGGGAGTACATCCCAGCCAAGCATCAAACAAGAGATCAAAACAGAGAATTTGGAGACACAAGAAGGAATCAGACATCAATTAGCCAAAATTTCACGTAAAACGAGAAGATGTAAGCTTTGCAGCATAATGAACCTGCGTCGTGAGAGTGTGTATGGCTGTACGGAGTGCCTTGTGAATCTGTGCAAGCGCCCTTCCTGCTTCTGGAACTACCATGGTTTCTCAGCTAATTTCCAAG GTAATCCCAGGGTTGGATTTGTGGCCCCTAAGAG GGAAGGCAATTCATCTGCACTTGCCTATAACGCAGGAAGGCTGCACACCTCATCGTTCGGTCCCAGTGATGGTCAGAATGAAGGTATGGACCAGGAAATGGCCCCTCTTGAAGACACTGACATGGACACTGATACAACTGAAAGTGATGTGGAGCTACAGGacacattaaacaaacaaatggaACCTGCAGAGGTAACCAATTCCACACTATCCCAAACTCTAAAAGACAAAGAGGAGCCTCTCTCCATTCATCAACATCAAACACTACTGCTAGCATTGTGCTCTGGAATCCAGAAAGCTTCGAAAGAAAAAGACACCAAGCCTCGGCTCATTAAAAAATGGCTTCGCTACAGAGAGAAACAATTACGGCTTTCGGCCGAAGGCACCAGCAGTAGATCCGGAGAGACCGTCGACCGTCTAGTGGAGTGGGTTTTGGCCAAACGGGAACAGCAGCATCCTGTCAGTGAGGCGAAACTGTTCGAGAAAGCTTCAGAGATGCAAAGTCAATTCAACGAGAGCAGCTCTTTCCGTATATCGTACGAGTGGGCTGTGAGCTTCATGCTGCAGCACAAACTAGGCTTGGATGTCTCCATCGCAGAACAACGGGAACTTCCTCGTGCAATGGAAGAAAGCTGTCGGTGCTTCACAGAGATCGTGCACAGCCAAATCAAGACAAACGGTGTCCAGCAATGTGTGATCGGTGCTATGGATCAGCTGTCTATTTATGTGGATTTCAACATGCTGAATGACGACACCGGCATAAGCAAAGAGACTGCCTTTCAGTTGACTGGGTCTGGTAAACCTTTCGTTAAAATTTACCTTTCAATGCTTGCTAATGGAACGGTGCTTCCTGCAATGCTCTTCACGAGTCACAAGTTGAGCAAAAGCCTGCCAGACTCAGTCCTACTTATGGCCAAAGAGGAAGGTTTTAGTGGACCAGAAGAGATCGAGGTTTGGGCCAACCAGGTGTGGAAAGAGCACCTCGACTCACAGAGTGAAACTGAGGCCCTGCTGGTTATGGATAGCCACCATAGTCGTGCATCTGAGGATTTCATATCAACAGTCAGTAGCACTAAAACTTTACCTGCTGTTGTTCCAGCTGGGTGTACCGGACGACACCAACCCCTGGAGATGTGTGTGCGCCCTGCGCTTCAAAAGTTTCTCCTTGCTCGTTGGTCACAATCCGGTGCATCTCGTGTTCAGCCTGAAGACCTGGTGGATCTTCTTGTTACCTGGTTAGGAGAGGCCATGACTTGCTTTTCGAGTAAGCCTGAGTTTATTCAGCATTCGTTCTGCTTGGCCCGACTGATTCCTGAACATTCGCACGAAGAACATACGGATTTGCCAGGTACTCCAACGGAGCTAATTCGTTTGCTGTCGGATGCCACGCTTGGACCTGATGTAGTTGAAATCGTTGAAGAGGAAGAGTCAATGGACACGTGTACTGTAAACAAGGCCAATCCAGTTGATGAGAAGATTGATTTAACACAAGAgccagacattgtagatgatgaAGTCAATCAaatagatgatgatgatgaagacatAACAGAAAAAAAGGAGATTGAAAGGAATGAAGATTGTTTGGAAATCACAAGCGAGTCTACGGACGACTCGCATTCGTCGCCTGAATCAGAGGCGGCTTCAGATAACTCTGAAAAAGATATTTCAGAATCCTGTCATGATACTTCAGCCGACCAAACCGATGCTGCATCCAACAGGTGA